The genomic stretch AGCATGTTGTTGATGCCATTTTATATTGTACGATTGTCATgaattgttgtgtttttttgtttttcttcttgtgaaggcttaataaataaataaataaataaataaataaataatacatacgATATGCTATAGTACAAGAAGAAAATGACTGCAAATCTAATGAGAAAATGGAAAAGACCAGGTTTTATATAACAGGTTGTTGCTGTAATTTagttatgtacatattttcatgaactttacTAATGTATGGTAGATCAGAATTCTTTATCTGATAATGCGTGTAGATGTAACTGTTCGAAAGGCTTGCATTTAGTTgtcccattctcgcaaaccagctGCAGAGCAGTTATTTTTTCCGCGACACTACGAAGAACCTCTTGGTGGTGcgtcttggacagtgccgtgtaggctgtggtttacgacgacgacttgtccttacggaaggcattcggTTTAAGTCTGGTCAGGGGTTTAACTAACTGGCCAATTTCGTTCTGGACATTAGCAACCATGATAGctgatttacaaatgtactaaaaCGTTGTTTTGTGACCCCCGTCTTTTATTTCGATATTGAAACTTTCGAAGACATTTCATTAACAGTGCAAGGGGTGtaattcaactaactgaatgtaggaAAGGGTGTCATTCTACCGTTTCAATACAGTAAATGttgtcattcatttttcaaaGCATTGCAGTGATGACTGTCAGTCCGCTTTTATTATGGAGTGTAGGCTGTTATTCCACTTTTTAAAATAGTGTAGCGGGTGTCATAAACTTACTAAATATTATAGTAGAGGGCGTCATTCCATCGATTTCATAgagtaaatgctgtcattcgttttctgtAGTTCTAGTTGTCACCCTTCGAAAGTCATCATTAACAGCAGTGAATAATTGCACAAATGTTATACTGGTTTAACTCTCCTGTTTGTCTTATGCAATggaaattgtttttaaaatacatcATGGCACTTTCCCAACGTATTTTGGGAATAAATGagtatcattattgttattattattattattattataggaCGAcgtgataatacatgtaattaccttCGATTTGACCATTTCTGTATTGTCTGGTGTCATCTCTGGTCCTGGTATCTGGTCCAGACAACATAGATAGAAAGCTGTGTCGTACCTCTTACGTTCACGTACTGGAGTTAACCAATTGCTCCATTCAGACAAAGCCCAAACATTTGGAACACACTGTAGCAGACGACACAAATTAATAAACTGAGATGCGTCGTCATGGACACGCTTTCTCCACTCTCTCAATTTATCTCGACCAATCAGTTTAACGCAGCGTCTTATGTCACTCCACTTTGCGACGTCTTCATACACGGTTGATTTATTTGGTTTGACTAGAAGTAGGCCAGCCTCTTCAAACGCCTCTCGTATTGCACAAATTCTGAAAGCCACCTCGTTTGGAGTCCCAGTGGCTCTTTCGGTGGTAAATACCGGTGGTCGTTTACCACCGATGTCTTGAAGGGCTTTCAGGGCATCAAGGGCTCCGGCTTGTTTGAAAAGCTGTAACCATTCCGCAGAAAGGTCGGCACTGTCGAGGACACCACCCGGATAAACGTACCTGTCTGGCAAGAAACTGCTTTTTCTATGTCTTTGCAACATAAGTAAGTTGTAGTCTACCTCCTTGGCACGTCCGTGTAAATGCTGGTTTGGAGACCTCGCAGCTATAATTACCGTTGCAGCATCTTTCCAGGGTTTAGATCCAGGAGCCTTTGCCATTGTGGTGACTGTTCGGACAAGTCGCAGGATCCCGGGTTGCAAATATGGCGACATGAGTTCAGTATCATATAGATTAAAGTGCAGAGTTCAAAGTGCAAAACACAAATTGACGTATGAgtgaatatactagtattaaggccagcgtgcgaaattaacacCGGTCCTTCGGCcggagaccaacagatttccgttcggaccgacagttttttcagaattacaacaacgtatcggtccttatatgacaaattgaaatttggagtaaataataacatttattcaaagataaatccaatttcacctacatgaatctgatcttgtgttacctattttactctcgacatctcgttcaagtcaagcgacacagagctagctcgctacgtgttgttgtcaatgttgaaagcatttactttatgaaattatgttagcaaacacatgattgggtgaatttctctaattatttttgtcttgtctaatcagaacgtccaataattgtagcgtttgatgtgattttgaggtttttttcgttccgaagtttaacccgaatcaaacgctacaattcctctaacgcaaacgcaaatagacgagacctcattgaaaacgtgagcgaggtgTCAGTGTATcgcccgtttcaaaatgctgcatgccttgctatatttgccgattttgacggaattggggtacctctgaacactacTTGTGTCTtcaaggctccgtaattaatgttggcgttaggaaatgaccgatattttgccaggtaaggcgtaatttagcagaaaagtccgcccaactttgcgattcagatctgaatcggttccgtctatttgcgtttgcaTTAGAGGatttgtagcgtttgattcgggctaaacttcggaacgaaaaaaggcacaaaaacagacgaaaaaactcacaaaatcacatcaaacgctacaattattgcagctaacattgactcattttacgcattcagcgcatgcgtctttTTCCGCCATGATATCGTAATAATTTAATGTTCGCGTCTTTTTCCGCCATGATATCGTAATAATTTAATGTTCGAAgagtatgaaacttttaacgtgtttgagacagttccacgttgtatttataaagtatgtggcgatatttagaaggcggcaatgagcttccgaagaagaagaagacgaaacagacactgtttttaAGGGCTGGTATTAAAGTCGGTAAATGtttagcgggtttcccgatcaatttaccggagttccccatgtgtgtggccatgatcaaaacaaactgacggaaaacatataaactactctgaaaatggcattttaactaataaagaaggcaggtacacttcgtaaaatatcttcagtacgataggttttttttgtaaaaacagttttaaaaaaatgcgtagtctgatttgatgcatatgataatgtacagttaccatatcacgttcccacgtcaaaaaaaaaaactagcactgtaagatacatgtatgtttagccatagttctcttcatcatggtcaaatttcttacacaaacagtcagacgatactcaatacactacggtagggtatacgggtagggctttatggggggggggggggctccagtacatatttgtaaagactgaaggaagacgaaaccgccccgtgtcactgtgtgaatggaaattgaaataaagcaaatacacagttttcaagagggatagttatgcgacaagaccttctgctatgatgaattttGTGGGTCCacgttcgctaagagttggatcatggaaagctacatcagctgttgccgCATGCCACatacgatgaatctgactttggattatgtgattcagaatttagtgaatcgtacagagaggaaggagaggactgtgatctcttagagattgcagataatgtagatttattgattcattcacccatattatctacaatctatggatatgtatttctatggtggaatgaatacattcagtctcagaccactatagtctataggaacagattattcGAGAATCAATATtgatagtctctgggttcatagttacaaatgaaaacctctactcacatagtcagaAAGTACTTGGACcaggaccagcagcatttgctacaggtcggtccttatgaccattgaccagtagtcattttcccttaatcACACACTGGTACCTTTGCTTTGGGCCACTACCTCATGGTAGTGAGCAGAAGtaattattcatggttgaaaaattaatattcatgactcgtGTGCTTTAGAGATGGTTTACAGattatttactagtatttgcATTTggatagacacatttcaattcCAATCTAATGATAATAACATAGGCACAACACATACAGCTAAAAGAACACACAcgtggacttgatgattttaatggctttaATATTATTTACTTTCCAATTGATAACCAACTTGTCTACTTCTATACCTCCTCTGTTTGCGGCACctctataattgtttattttgtagttTAAGTTGCCTGAGACACGGTGCCTAAAAATGTTGTGTCACAAGAGTGACAGACCAAGGCAACACCATTTATACGGTAATACAGCCTCATCTTACTAAAAGGGCGGCTTTGACCATTCAATTTATATGTTTGGACGCAAGAAAATCTAACAGAAATTTTTGATCGATTTTCGTAGACAGCAAACATAGTTGGGGTACACAGTGTCGCTCTGCCCTCAATGGTATTGATACTACAAAGCACTGTGATGGCGTACCTTGCTGACTAGAAGTTTGTGGACCCATATACAATGGAGGGAAAGATATATATGGTGGAATTGTAATGGCCATGTGAGAAAGTTTGTAACTTTTAAAGCAAGTGAAACGATAAGTGGGGATGTTTTAAAAAGTTCTAAGTTCATAACAACAGACACATTGATTTATTATTGTCTTTTACTCATTTTCCAATAAGTTCAGATTTTAAAAGTGACTAAAAAATTGTAGGACAAGTTTTGGCCCCTGCTATAACATTAACGTTTTATTCTGTAACTCCTATTAAATCAGAGTCACTGAGAGCTGCTTATTTTAAGGCGAACTTTCAAATGCTATTGATATGTTTGCCCTTGTTGTTGTGTTCAAGAAAAAGCCATCACATGACTGAAGAAGGCTGGGTGATATAGCCGAAATATATTTACcaggtaaattatttacactctGATTTTGAAACTAACACAAGAAATTTGTTATAATTTGGCTTTTGTCATAGACAACACATTCCAATCCACTGGTGATACATGGCCGTATGGTTGTTGGATATTGCAGGCGAAATCAGTTGATATTATGGAACCAGATTCAGAACGTCTTACTAAATTACGGTGATGATGTTGACATCTTTGAAGGCACTCGTCAATTGTATAATCTATGGTTGGCATACTACCACCACCATATGGGTCTTGGTCTTCGTCATGTAAACTGTCACCTAATAATGACAAATTTGGTTGAATTATATCTCAGTGgtgagtaaataaaataaaataaaataaaatatataatgtcaTTACTCTTTTACTTATTCATTTTCACACCATCTGTTtcaggaaaagtccagtcaaatTTATTTCAGACTTCAGGCACTTGTACGctttactgctatcaacttcaATATGGTTTTAGAGATAAAATAGCACGTTGGTaaattattcaactttgaaagcTTGTAAAAAGATTGCCTACTGCCATTggcatgtgttcagccattttggattttcCCTGCATGGATTTATGGGATAATTTCTGATATCTCATTTATCACAATCTCATTGTCTTGACACTCTTTGTTGTCAAGACAAAGGTATTTTGGTAAATGAGATGTCATGATAGAGTAAACACTGAATGTGTTTGAACTGGTATGGTGGTGgacatattatgcaaatttgctaTCAGATCAGAGATGTCAcctaactgtgagtgtaattacatcacaGTTCAATTATAGTTTATAGGAACATATTACAACAGTAGGTTTAGTTTTTGTCTCTCTCTTAGTTTTGGCTATGGCttaattttcaatattaatcaaaatatgtacaactcgtaacatcaaagtaaagcattttctgtatgtaccacaatcgtttatagcatctatgtcaagtgtaaaagtataatgtttcatttgctattaattgaccacattagaaaggccacatgctaggcttgcaaataaatgaattgaaacagttcacttttaCACTTGCAATGAATGCTacaaacaagtgtagcacatagagaaaatgctttacttcagtgttacctgttgtaatatgaatgctataaatgagtgtagcatgcacagaaagtgctttacttcagtgttacctgttgtaatatgaatgctataaatgagtgtagcacatagagaaagtgctttacttcagtgttacctgttgtaatatgaatgctataaatgagtgtagcacatagagaaagtgctttacttcagtgttacctgttgtaatatgaatgctataaataagtgtagcacacagagaaaatgctttacttcagtgttacctgttgtaatatgaatgctataaatgagtgtagcacatagagaaagtgctttatttcagtgttactagttgtaatatgaatgctataaatgagtgatTGTGGTAtgtagagaaagtgctttacttcagtgttacttatTGTAATACTGTACCGTACCTGGTAGCGAACTGATGATGCCATCCTTTGCTGCTACAATTTGAGGTAAATATCTCAGCATACCCATCTTGCCTCTTTCTCGATTAAATCGACACAGATCGGTGATCTGATTGAAGTTCAGAATACGAAGTGTTTCATATGATTGGGGTGGTGCCAAAGCTATCTTACCAGACTTGTTCAGTTCGATTGCTCTGTATGGGTTCAACCACTATTaagaaaaatagaaataaaaacaaaacgttcatattaaaatgaaatgtcatttttcattGCCATATGGAGAACAACTCTATAGTTATTCACAAGTATTTCAAATACGACTTTCAAGAACACAGCCAGCAATGTCCACTCTTTgaaaactatatacatgtaatactagcTGTACTACTCAATGTCCCCTATGGTACAGTTTCAATTAGTGTTAGGTAGATTTGTACTtgtgatcacacacacacacacacacacacacacacacacacacacaaacgtatgtatgtatgtatgtatgtatgtatgtatgtatgtatgtatgtacatgtatgtacatgtatgtatgtatgtatgtatgtatgtatgtatgtatgtacactcaATAGCtccatttgtaactgtcagtcgaaatgtaacgcccacgccggagtacaagtatgtatgtatgtatgtacacatatgtatgtatgtatgtatgtatgtatgtatgtatgtatgtatgtatgtatgtatgtatgtatgtatgtatgtatgtgctagTGTTTGATAATGTTCAGCGTATACTACCATGTAAGATGTTAGCTTTGTCAGGAGCCAAATGAAGAAATCATAGGTTTCACAACTTCATTTACCTCTGATTTGACAACCTCTGTATTGTCTGGTGTCATCTCTGGTCCTGGTATCTGGTCCAGACAACATAGATAGAAAGCTGTGTCGTACCTCTTACGTTCATGTACTGGAGTTAACCAATTGCTCCACTCAGACAAGGCCCAAACATTTGGAACACACTGTAGCAGACGACACAAATTAATAAACTGAGATGCGTCGTCATGGACACGCTTTCTCCACTCTCTCAATTTATCTCGACCAATCTGTTTAACACAGCGCCTTATGTCACTCCACTTTGCGACGTCTTCATACACGGTTGATTGATTTGGTTTGACTAGAAGAAGGCCAGCCTCTTCAAACGCCTCTCGTATTGCACAAATTCTGAAAGCCACCTCGTTTGGAGTCCCAGTGGCTCTTTCGGTGGCAAATATCGGGGGTCGTTTGCCATCGATGTCTTGGAGGGCTTTCAGGGCATCAGGTGTTCCAGCTTGTTTGAAAAGCTGTAACCATTCCGTGGAAAGGTCGGCATTGTCGAGGGCACCACCCGGATATACGTACCTGTCTGGGAAGAAACTGCTTTTGCTATGTCTTTTCAACATAAGCAAGTTGTAGTTTATCTCTTTGGCGCGTCCGTGTAAATGCTGGTTTGGAGACCTCGCAGCTATAATTACCGTTGCAGCATCTTTCCAGGGTTTAGATCCAGGAGCCTTTGCCATTGTGGTGACTGTTCGGACAAGTCGCAGGATCCCGGGTTGCAAATATGGGTGCATGAGTTCTATTACACAATCAAAGTACAAAGTTCAAAGTGCAAAATACAACTCGATGTATGTCTGAAAGTTCTCGTGTCAAGGCACTTTGCAATATTGAGCGAGAGTCGGAGCCCGGGATCGGAGTCGAAGACGTCGAGACCTTTACTTGCCTTGTTGTAGACCTCCGACCACTAactatttttagtggtctgtgTAGACGTAGGGAGGCTACATGACCTTATCTTATGGGGTCAGTGTGTCGAGGTCCACTATCTCATTATTTATTCGAATACATTGTTCGCACATGATGTTTGAGCATAGGGGGTTCAGCCTTAGTGAGTAATGTTTACGAAaacgaacaaacgaacaaacgaacaaacaaacaaacaaacaaacaaaataaataaatatttaaaacaaaaactatATAAATACTGGTAAACGtgaagtaattacaaattaacataaaaaatatttctatGCGACAAGATATGCTTTCCAATCAttcgtaaaacaggccgtggtttgcgacgttGTTTCCAATATGCGAAAcactagtctcgctgccagactcgagactatcgtcctaGCGAAATACGTACTCTaaacaattgtgaccattttacataatataatatatgaaaacagTTGTCGCATAGAAACattgttgattttgatttgtaattaccaggtcgtttgtatttatttatttatttatttatttatttatttatttatttattttatgttgttgttgttgttgttgtttatttttgtttgtttgttttcgtaaccattactaactaagcctgagctCCCTATAGTTTGAGACCACTTTGATCTGACTGAGAATGCACTATTATGTAGTTTAGCTACCAAATATATCTGACTCCATACTGAAGTCAGAGCCTCCTCGGACTACCACAGCACGACCCTGCACACTAGCTTTTTATAAtcgttattttattttgtagatTCCATTTTTTATGCACAACAGTTGTGTCTTTTTACCAGTACACCGTAGTCTCTTTATTGTGATGTGattaggtgtttttttttttgtaaacttttctCTCAAGGACAAATCCACACCCTGGGCCCTTTAAAAGAGGGGTAAACATACTAAcaatagtctagtccctataagGAAtgattacgatttacacctccactcacggTTTTGAGACAACATTAGCATCCAGACAATATACTAATAAAGACCCAATtcttttacattgtaatgttaACTTCATGCTGTGAAAActgtatgtattaaatacaACAATTTAATAAGACTTAATTCACCTCAAAGTTTCATTTTTctgaatatatacatttgtaatgtatttttgttATATCTAACTCAGTTTGTATTCTGTCATTAGTAATTAGACTCAATGAATTTAGCTTACTTTTGGTTGTGTACTTTTTAGTCATTGTACCTttaaccccacccccacccccacccagttgatgtgtatgaaatgtattaagtacattttgtaattaaaaatataaaaagttttATGAAAAGTGGCTCTACTGTCACCCACTCCCCTTGTCTGTG from Glandiceps talaboti chromosome 12, keGlaTala1.1, whole genome shotgun sequence encodes the following:
- the LOC144443879 gene encoding acyl-coenzyme A diphosphatase NUDT19-like, which encodes MAKAPGSKPWKDAATVIIAARSPNQHLHGRAKEVDYNLLMLQRHRKSSFLPDRYVYPGGVLDSADLSAEWLQLFKQAGALDALKALQDIGGKRPPVFTTERATGTPNEVAFRICAIREAFEEAGLLLVKPNKSTVYEDVAKWSDIRRCVKLIGRDKLREWRKRVHDDASQFINLCRLLQCVPNVWALSEWSNWLTPVRERKRYDTAFYLCCLDQIPGPEMTPDNTEMVKSKWMNPYRAIEMDRAHKISLVEPQTYEILRILNFNQFTKLYRFNQERSKMGMLRYFTQIVAAKDGIISILPGDNLYDEDRDPCQVDGGMPHIEDTIEESCRKGQHFHRNILHPEAYGKVVDVVCNIQQPYGHVSPVNWNVLSMPKCGM
- the LOC144442980 gene encoding acyl-coenzyme A diphosphatase NUDT19-like gives rise to the protein MAKAPGSKPWKDAATVIIAARSPNQHLHGRAKEINYNLLMLKRHSKSSFFPDRYVYPGGALDNADLSTEWLQLFKQAGTPDALKALQDIDGKRPPIFATERATGTPNEVAFRICAIREAFEEAGLLLVKPNQSTVYEDVAKWSDIRRCVKQIGRDKLREWRKRVHDDASQFINLCRLLQCVPNVWALSEWSNWLTPVHERKRYDTAFYLCCLDQIPGPEMTPDNTEVVKSEWLNPYRAIELNKSGKIALAPPQSYETLRILNFNQITDLCRFNRERGKMGMLRYLPQIVAAKDGIISSLPGDSLHDEDQDPYGGGSMPTIDYTIDECLQRCQHHHRNLVRRSESGSIISTDFACNIQQPYGHVSPVDWNVLSMTKAKL